aaatctattttcagAAATCTTTCTCGCCTTACTAGtggattaattttatatataaaacgtGAGAAATTGAGAACCATATGTTTAGTTACAGGATACCTAATATCCGATTGCAAAATAACAATGTAGTCGATtgtgatttatataaaaacgtTGGCGTTTTTCAATAATCTactccaaaaattatttttgaaaggtataaaatattatcataacaaaaaaatgtaatatgttagtTATagcagtattatatattaaaattctatataatttgaTGTTTATGTATGTTTCATTGTTATTCAATATAGCTATTTTCGGAGAAAATAATTTGAAGGATATAAAtgaagatatttattttttcagttataatagtatatcgGAATGCgtttttactataggtacctactctagactgccataaattttatttttatacatcgtTAAGAATTTGAGCATCAAAGACAGTAAATATCAAAcgaaaattacattaaaataaacgcTGAGAATTTtacagaatttttttatttcatttgtttttttacctGTATATTCGTGATCAGCGCTATTAGCAAAAACGTATTCACCACCAGTCCTTTGTAACGCCATAACCAACCTTTCAGCGTTGGGCGTTTGAGTGTTATTAGCAGCGTGTGGGTTCcagataaaaacataatacgcAGACAACATGGTCGCCACAGTAGACACGGACACTAAGTATGCAATGACGGTcattattcgaataattttgATCTgtggaaaaatttaaaaatattatgatcatgaTTTAGGTAAAAAAACGAccagataatataaaatacgtatgtaaatattttattaactttttacgGTGATTGTTATTGTAACACGTTTTGATGTGCTGTTTCATCATAAGCAGTCAATTAAttgtcattttaatttaaaactgtcatttttaaaacttcattgttttacattatttacataacatttttgaaacgcATTTAACACTTGAacgttttcatttataataaacaaaattacacatatttttatcgtttttaacttttttacttcATGAGACGTTttgaataaaaactttaaaataaaactaaaaagtgtATTTGCAACAAATAAATCTTTCACTTCGTGTTATGTTTACCAATCTATTGGcgcatttatttataatgtataataattgtataggtacatacttttttttcttttttctgtgCCAACATTCTTTGTTTTGTCACTTCTTCCTGCATCGCTATATCGTCCCCTTGATCGTTATTCATTATTACTGTGTTGAGttaattcacaataaatatcaataaaaccaATTTAGTTCAATTCAGTATACAACTCGACGTGGTGATATGCAATTATTTACAGTACACAATAAATATTGGAAAACGGAGAAACAgagtattgtttattaaaaatgatcgaTACACAATTGAGAATAGACCTCGTTGACCATTGCTAAGTCTCGACTATCAAATAAGGTTTAAAGAAAAAAAGCAATAGCCACTGTCTTTTATGGGATTTAAAGCGCATGACCCTTATATAATAGTTGAAGCCATTATTAGTAAGCTAGTTAATTCAATCATAGCGGATTGTCTACCTACAGCGGGTGAATAACTTAGTCACGACTCCACCAACatgaatgttatattaaattataaccttctataaaataaaaataaaaaacaacatgcatagtatataacataaaatattaatcaatgaaaatgtatacatttatctgattagaaaaatgtacctacgccacaaaataaaataaagattcaaaaacaaataaatgtagttACACATAAGTGGTATACGACTTAATAAGTTTTTCTCAATTCTATTTCGACATGAAATTAAACACACGtgcatattttttggttttaataaatatttaccaaaaataattcatacatttatgttaaaagtaaattatctTTAATTGGGCTCCGTGAGATCTCTATtcattaagttaatgaaaaataaaaataaacaatgcaATTTATTTCCCAAAtacttaagaaaaaattatcatatatttttattcgaatactatattattatgtaaagaaCTAAAGACtcaatatatagttttaaaatcaaCAGCGTTTATCCCTCCATGTGTAATAGTCCATTCAGAGTTTAACAATCAATAAGCCACATGGCATTATGTAAtcatatggttttttttttaaatttataatatttgatttttatgatttaattttaaaaataaaataaaacacatactGTACTTATTTTCGTATTCTTAAAATACGGATAGACTGTACaacttttagaaaaatgtacattttaataattcagaatGCAATATAGGCATTTGGAATCATATTTATTTCTGTTTTGATTAAGtccatagatatatatttttataagcaaatagtgttaaattaaattaaattcactaagtttaacaatttacgtttaaattttttagactctatattgattatacatcgatgtgtgtgtgtgttgttatttttttatatatacatatttacacgATTTCTAATACAAAAAAGCGGGTAGGTGGGTGACGATCTGCTGTAGCGTAGGTTAAATGGatggtgttatatttgaattcaattatataatattgttgtaaaacaaaaaacgattctgagcggagacggttttgTCAGCCTATAGGATATTTTGAATTAtctttatattgctattattaatacggtagccgtcgagttgaaataatattatttgcatattatcatatttttatataatgatatagtttagaagtttcaaatacacacaaataatattattaaattacaagaaaataactaaaattgttacttttggttatttaatatgtatctacgtctaaattttaacttaaaatgactataaaaaaactgtaaatataaattatttagatttttcgttATAGAATTAACTACTTAAGTGGagcattattttcaattttcaatcccttgctataaaagttgaacaccTTATACATcttcaacttaaaaataattcgtaaaattcaatttgaaatgtttcGTCAAAAATgtgaacttaattttaaaaaaaaatcttgcgtaagtgtttttaatattttcaaattgatgTTGTAGCAATGTTTAAGAAGCTtcgtaataaaatttaaaatttttgaattaacgcatactattttattttcatttatagaaaaaaaactaaagaaaattaaaattttaagttgtccgtaaacaacttaaaaagagtccaaatattttgaaaatattactaagtataacaaattataaaatacatattttgtgtaaatttcaagtatctacggttgtTTATTGTTGAATTgcaacaaattaagaaaatcaCTCCAAAAGAAATCAAGTACTATAGGaactaataaacatttaatatgactttccggtagacatattttttgataaaggtaaacaaCATTATGTGGAatcatgtattacattttaaaatcttaaatataaaaagaaaatttttatgaacttctaactcaaaataaattgcaaattatcctgatttttacgaattttgtcaaaattctaactttagacgctcataaaaagatattgtggatttattttttattggcattaatttaaaaaatactaatactaattgaaaatttcatatgcttataaatacctcaaaatatgtaaaaatatttttgaaagttttatggagtatagaaaatactaatataaacattcagtacaACTGTCATttatctacggtcatttttttttaagttataccaaaaaccaaaatcaatttatcGAAACCTGCAtacaaattcccgtttttccttaatttgtttttcctggCACTTTTATAACTACTgggtttttttacatttttacttccagaatgcaccaactagatttaatTTCCCACCGgaaaaaaatactgaagttgaaaatcgaagcattattacGACTACGCATTATGTACACAGACAAAAAGAACAAATAACACATAATTTTaagatcaatacattcatcgctccactcagaatctaaaacgctTTGATTTTCAATATGTTATCTATACTTTCTGAAAGAAAATTTAAGCTAGTtggtacattaaaaattaaaaattccaaagtacttttcttaataagggaaagaaacaaaaaaaatagggTACAGtggaatttttactcaaaaccagtttttgttaatgtctattattttatattattgtatctaattcaaaaactaattactgtagatatttgaacttttcaccaaatgtttaaatttataatttttatataccatacaattttaaaaatattttgactatttttgagctatttatagacatttttattaaaattactgtcAATTAATAATGTAACACTTGGTCAAAGTCTTGAAGATTTAAACCAAAGTTaatcataagttgttgttagtggaaatttaaaaaagaattgcGTAAGTCcacagattttttttatgagcgtttaaagtaagaattttgacaacacttaccaaaattacaaaaatttacaaattatttgaaatttgaaatttaaaaataataatttatttatatcttgTATATAAAAATTCGATCAAGATTCCCCATAAGTTTTCCTaccttaaaaaaaagaaaaagtttactggaaagtagaattaactttttatgagcgtttgaaatcaAATTTGTTCGACATTGATTGGTAAAATCATCTACAAataccattaatattatatactcggatggttttctaatttttaatttttaactgtgataaaaaaaccgataaaaatacttgacaattttattaaatgtttatcttATCCTttactatacatgataaaatttaaaaacgttattattcggttttagttatttatggacattaaaaatttttttttgtttttctttaatacatttgagttaaaaatgttctatttttatctaagatttgaaataaGATACCCTATTAGTTCTtataatatcagttgaaaaatattaaag
This genomic window from Metopolophium dirhodum isolate CAU chromosome 1, ASM1992520v1, whole genome shotgun sequence contains:
- the LOC132935025 gene encoding uncharacterized protein LOC132935025, yielding MNNDQGDDIAMQEEVTKQRMLAQKKEKKIKIIRIMTVIAYLVSVSTVATMLSAYYVFIWNPHAANNTQTPNAERLVMALQRTGGEYVFANSADHEYTDNGRFTSEGQNTHKTNDQSNNPERSIKLQTSSTIKSSTSHVQTSIGNISESLTVVNNLS